In Gossypium hirsutum isolate 1008001.06 chromosome D01, Gossypium_hirsutum_v2.1, whole genome shotgun sequence, the genomic window CACTTGCATCAAGATGGCCCAAGTTCTCCTTCCCTATTACAATTTCATCTAAGCTCCACCATAACTTTTTCAAATTCTCGTAACTCTCCACATATCAATATAAACAACCACTAATCACCGCCTctaaattttgtctaaacaaaacTAAccataataaaaaggaaaattcaATCGCAGCTAGTCTGAACAACGAAACACCGATAAATTTCTTTAATTACATTGGACAAATACAAACACCCTCTCTCCATATGTTACACATGAACTCCCATAATTTTTACCTTTATACGACCAAATTACGAagataataatacattaaatgagaagaagaaaaaaaaacccaagtaAGACAGACATTTTTATGAGATGGATGGAGATCTTTTTTCTTGTTTAATTAACATGCATTTCAGGAGGCATAAAGAGGATTGTGAAGAGTAGTGGGGGAGCCTTTCTTCTTGAAAAGCCAATCTCCAACCAAAGGAACAATGGGTTTCTTCTTCATCAActtcctttctcttttccctcCGAAATACCCTTCTTTCTCACCTATACTCAGTATCTGAGACAAGGTTGGGTTATTTTCCATTCTTTTCATCAACTCCTTTCTTCTCTCTTCCTCTCTCGCTCTATCTTCTGATTTATTTCCCATCTCCATACTCACAGTTCTGGGTGTTGTTGTCTCCGCCGCCATTTTAGCTGCCGCCGCCTCAGCTCTAGCCAACTTTGACATGTTCTTGTGAAGTTCAGCATTAAGTGAAGCCAACGCAACTTCGGTTTCGGATTCTCTCTCCTTCAGCAACTTCAACTCGGCCTTTGTTTCCTCCAGCTCAGTCTCGAGCTTCTTTAAGGTATCAAGAACCCCTTGATGATGGATACTCTCCTGGTCATCTTCTTTACGGCTTAGGGGACTGGGTGAAAACCATGTGATCTCTTGGCTAGGAGGGCGACTGTAAGTGTAAGGCTTTGGAGTATATATCTCTCCAACGAGAAGCCGCTCACCGAAGACAGCAACGGCTTCTTTGACTGAGCGGAAAGGACGGGAAGTGTCGACGTTGGAGCGATAATCTTTGGGTGGCTTTGACGACGGATTTGGGACTTGGGTTTCCATGGAAAAGCTGGAGATCAAATGAAAAAGCGCGCGTGCGTGTGTGTGCTTTGCGTGTAGACTATGGTGGAACGGAGGGGATATATTTGATAATGAGTTGGTTCGAGATTTCTTTGCTTTTACTACAAAAGATCACAGAGAGCGTAGTAGTGATTGTTTTTTGAAGGTTAAGCCTTGGAGGTGCGGGAAATGGACTGGTCAACTACTGGGGTAGGGTTGAATGGCGTACGTGCGGGATATCAGGGAGACATCATTAGCTTTAGAGATCTTTCCTCTATCAGACAGCTGCTTAATTTTAGGTGCTTGTACTGTAATGACAAAACTCGAACAGGACACTGCAACCCGAAAATCAAAGGTTTAATAGTACAAAAGTGCGATTCATTGTTGTCTGTTTGAGAACAACTAGATTGATTAAGCACCTACTAAGTTCTAGTATAGTTCATAGAGATCAATTGTGTACAAAAACATGGTTTACTGTTGCCAATTGTATACAAGTGTGGTATGGTTTAGGTATTTGGAGAGCCTCTTACAATGGTGAAACTTGTGAGCCTTTTTTGGCGACTTAATTAATTAGGTTTTGTATAACTAGTTTTTAACTTTGATCATTATCGATCAACCCTATGAATAAACAGGTTTCCTTACttacttaattaattacttaattaattaacttaatgtttgaaaaatcatttaataactgaatttaggtataattatttgtaattacatGATTCAGTAATTATTATAATTGATGGGTTTAACTGAATTATTAATTATCTTATAActttttcatacaaacttacatgATTTAAGTATAATAAATTACTTTTTATACAAGTTTGCAAAAGTTATTTTTATAGCATATAAcaacaattatattttaattttaggatacatattttgttttttgttttttgttttaaataattatacattCGTTAttggataaaaaatattttaccatTGAACACACCaagttcaaatattttaagcATTTTTTTACCTAATAGCAAATTAGGTTTATAAATGCTCTATCATAGTCAATTTTATTCTTACATGGAAATTATAGTGATTGAACACTTTATAAAACCTCGATTCAATCTTATTCAATTTTAAAGTAATGATTTAAAATTCACAACTTCGATCTGCGCCTGTAACACTTTATATCCGATTTAGTTAAAGGATTCGAATAAAAAATGTCACATTCAGTTACTTCGGTAACCTACTTTTTTATCTCACTTTATTGAAATGGTAACGTagtggtaatttttttaaaaaatatcagcAGGATTTTTGCTTATTTTACATAAAAACTTCCTGCAAAATTTAGATTTCATAATATATCCATATTCAAATCATCTCCCAAGTCAATTCTCAACAGTTCGATATTCCGAAACATACCACAAACTAAGCATATCACATTAAAACCATTTAATTGACTAATAATATTATAGTTATTGCAATCAAAAGTTAAATTTTTCATGTCACACATACAAAACTATAGCCAAATGACTTTACTAAAAACCAAGTACATGCaaacttgaaacaaaacaaaatatacgAACTTTATTGAGTCCAATATTTGTCGGTTGGATGCTAACAACTCTAAGTACAAGATCTCAAAATACACCTAGCTTGCATATGAAAACAAAACCTTACGATGAATAATTCCAATAGTATTACTATAACTCACTCAATATAGTATGAAATTTAGATGATTGGACTCAGTTGATTTGTTTCTTTCTTAGACCAATTCAAGTATGTTTCATGTCAAAGTTTATCCAATACATTAATATACACATGCATCCCAAATAAaccaaatttgatattttaactAACCAATCTATTTTAACGAACTTATTAACACTTTATGGTAACGAAGTATGTAACCTTATTTGATTTTGTCTCATTTCGTCATATCATATTACATTACCAATTTGAATCAAACCACTCTTCCTATTCAACATTTATGTTCGCTAATACATAACTCAGATTCGAACTAATTTACGGATCCTACTAATACTACAATTCGGCACCTAGTGCCTAATCGATACGTCTTGAACTAAACAAATTGCTCCCAGCGTTCATCAGTTCATCCGAAGCAATAATTGTGCCCAGCACTCGTCGGTACGTCCAATGGTTAATGTGCCCAACGCTCATCGACCTATAGTCAAAGTAGTTCTATATCGGTACTTTCGACATAAACAATTCGCACCCAGCACTCATTGACTCAGCCGAAGAACTAATTGTGAAAGCCACGGTTGGGATGTTCGAAGAAAATGTGCCTAGCGCTCATCGACTAATAATCGAAgcaattttttttactcaattttatAAATCATTAATTATTCTCAACTTTGTCCAACAATTACTACAACAACCCATAGTCTAATTTCATTCACAGTTTAGTTTTCATTCTATTGATCTCAACAAC contains:
- the LOC107920888 gene encoding WEB family protein At3g51220, which gives rise to METQVPNPSSKPPKDYRSNVDTSRPFRSVKEAVAVFGERLLVGEIYTPKPYTYSRPPSQEITWFSPSPLSRKEDDQESIHHQGVLDTLKKLETELEETKAELKLLKERESETEVALASLNAELHKNMSKLARAEAAAAKMAAETTTPRTVSMEMGNKSEDRAREEERRKELMKRMENNPTLSQILSIGEKEGYFGGKRERKLMKKKPIVPLVGDWLFKKKGSPTTLHNPLYAS